From the genome of Solea senegalensis isolate Sse05_10M linkage group LG21, IFAPA_SoseM_1, whole genome shotgun sequence:
TGTGGTCATCGTAATCagagttattttttgtttttgtttatgaaatatgaattttgttttttccagatAATGGCAGTTTTAGAGTTAGGgcaacatatttattttcattcatctaTTTTATATGCACCAAACACCAAGACAGCATATATTAGtatgttttttattcaattgtATATTGATATGTCACTTGGGATCATGATCAAACTGCCATAATAGTTtggtaaatatatataaaaagaaaagtttgtcTTGATCCtatacagcaggggtgtcaaactcgttttagttcaggggccacatttGATCTCCAGAGCCGCactagtaaaataatagcatataacctatgaacaacaagaattcagtttctttttacaaaacatattatgaacaacctcaaatttcttgagaaaaacaagtgcaatttcaacactATTATGTCTATGTTTGACATTTacacaacttacagatcacagtggatccacaaaggcacaaaacataaacatttagtcGCATGTATCTGGAACTGACaacgagcaaaaaaaaaaaaatcatcttgaGGGCTGGACATTTGATGCCCCTGTTGTACAGCctgaaatattatataatgtgaACTGTTTTCCATATTTTATGACATCAGCAAAACAAATCAGCAATCAAGGACTGCAAATaccacatgttttatttctgtagaTGACACCcttaagataaaaaaagagagaaagagagagaaatcagGCTATTCTGGGCCAAAGTGTTCCGGCACTGCTGTGCCGCAGAGACACGTTCAGTGGGGCTGTGAGTGATTCATGGCAAACAGCTTGGACTGGAGTGTACAAACATGTCGTCAGATTCACACAGAAAGAACAAcggggacaaaaacaaacgtctGCCCCGTGCACACAGTACAGTGAGGCCCACTGCGTCACGTGATCACGATGTAGCTAAATCACTTCACGTTGGTCCGTGAGCTACATCTCTCTCATTCGGTGTGACTCTTCAGCCGAGGTGGGGGCAGGAAACCACGGAGAAGTGCATAGATAAACTAACCATAAATAGAAACCGTAGACCAGCACTgtgctccctctcctctttccctctctcctcctcaccatGTAGGTCACCTCCTCGGCTCTGTATTTCTTTCACCCTCTAATGACTCATCACTCACAACAGCCGAGCAGTGAATGAAAAGATGTGTCATCCTCCCTCTCCTGCTGTTGGGCACCTATTGTtttggtccttttttttcctttttcataaataaaacccacgcacacacacacacacacagtgtgacgcATACTGTACCCTCAATGCAGACTCAAACACATGTTCCCACTCATAATAGAGCAAAGTGACGCAACTCACAAGATGATGAAGTGGAGGCAGGAAGCAGGGACCGCGGCGACGAGTGTCACAATCACCTGCTgggaaaacagacacacacacacacacacacacacacacacagatggaagcTTTTAATTGTTTGTTACATAGTTAATCCTGGCTACCTGGagacctttttttatatatgtatgtcagTGATCTCCAACCAAGCACATTATATCATGAGCAGATTCAGCAGCTCAGACAGTGTCCACAGAGCAAATAAAAGCTTAACTCACCCGTCAGCAGAGCACAtggtgggaggggaggggaggggaggagaggagaggagaggagaggagagaggagaggagaggaggctgcAGGTGCAGCGTGTTTGACGCATTCCGTagcaattcatgtttttttttgcatagtTAGCCCATTGTGTGAGTCAACCTCACCAAAGTACATGGATGTGCATGAcgcattgtttttgtctgaacaATCTAATTAATCAGATTTATGGCATTGCAATTTATGACAAGACAGACTAAACCATGTTGGTATCACAGGGAAGAAAAGTGAAGTACTATAATAGAGCTCTCACAGATTATTCAAgcagattatttttaatttaaagttacacattttcatcatttcacttgattttatgtgttataccttttatgttgctgtgcctttaaatctctaaagcacttttttgttttttttgttttttttaaaacgtgctctagaaataaaattgacttgtcCTAAATTTAAAATGAGACTGCAAATTCCTACAAGGAATTTACCAGAAAGGATGCAGTTAAAGGTGGTATAGGCAATTTCGCCCAATAAACCTTGACCTTCAGAAGTATCAGGGCAGTTGACCCAGTGTTACTCAAATATTGCCATTTCTCTGCTGTAAAGCACAATAAAAACTACACACAACTTTAGACATTTCTGAAAGTAAATCACAGTCCAgtgaaagttaaaataaaaacaagcctcCCATGTTTGCAGTTTATTTGCTCTCCATaacaaaagtcactaaaactgGGAGGAAACGACTGCagtaatgtgtgtattttacatattctttttttctcccgtGTTCACAGGTGGACGGaccaaaataatcacatttttagaagtctgaaacactgaaaaaaggGAGACAAGCACAGCAGGATCCATCAGACTGATATCACCTCTGCGGCTCAGTTGGGAGGACTGTTTGAAATtcagaaaggaaaaagaaacttCACTCCCCACCTTTGAGGAATTTAGGAGTCTTGGATCTCAAAGCAGTCTTTCCAACAGCTTTGCGGAGCCTTATAAAAAGaccttcaccttcacctcctcctccatcctccttATCAACAAGCCACTGAGAGGGTCACACAGGGTCACCCCCACCCCACTGGACCAAGAGCAGAAAGAAAGAGGTCGTTCTTTCTTTCGCTCTCACGCTTTCGCATCCATGTGTGACACGCCCACAGCCAAACACAGGAAATTCAGCCGTTGTTTGAGCGAGACACACATGTAGAGGCTAAATCGACAGGGTTGAGTTTCCCCTGGCAGACCACAGGATACAGATTGAGTCAAACACCTCTTTGACCTTTTTCTGAACTGCCCGAACTCAAACCCTCCCACTCTGGGAATCCACCGtcctgtactgtatgtatatatgtgagCATCTGTCTGCATATGAGATTATTTCTTGACTTGAGTTTGTGCTAAAAGTACCAACTGTCCTTTGTCTAACTAAGTGTTTCTGTGATtagacacatcacacacagcacacaggtcGATCAGCGGAACATaggaaacattatttttaaagagTCAACACTGGTTAGGTTCTGTAAGCTGGACTGTTAGGTCATCTACATATCATCCGTGACAGAGTAAGAGCTGCAGATTGTGGTGCTCTGGCTCAgctcttctgtctgtcttcccCTCACAAAGACTCAGGCTGACAGTTGCGTACACCGGGGAGCTCACTGAGGGAACCATGGAGACAACCATCCGTCCCCATGTCCCCTCTAATGGCTGACTTCATAGAAGAAGCCCAAACTGTTTCCCATTGTGCAGAAGCGGGCAGGGGCATCCAGCGCTGACTAGAGCCACAGCCCTTCTCTCTTCCACCTCCAGAACAACTCACGAATGTCCTGCCTCAGGCGTCAGCCCGTCACCATCCCCATGGACACCGTCAAGATCATCCAGTCGGAGAAGTTCCCCAGAGAGCGCCCTGTGCCCGTCACCCAGCCGCGCTATGCCCCGCCGCCCAGAGTGGCATGGGATGGCGGGGGCGAAGGCGAGATCATCGTCAACCAGGCCTGCAGCGACCTGACCCTGGACATAACGGGGTCTCCCCGGTCCATGGTGTCCACCCCAGTCCCCATGACGCGCAGGGAGCAGAGCTTCCTGGCGCAGCGCAAAACCAGTGCCAACGAAATCTGCTACCACCAGTTCCAGTACAAGATGGAGGACGTCATCGTCAACCAGTACGTGCTgcgctcctcctccacctcctcgtccacttcctcgtcctcctcgtccccGGGACCTGTCATGCCCTGTGAGCCCCTGGACTGCCCGACCTGCGGTCACACCTACAACTTCGCCGGCAAGCGCCCGCGGATCCTCTCCTGCTTGCACTCGGTGTGCGAGGAGTGCCTGCAGATCCTCTACGAGTCCTGTCCCAAGTACAAGTTCATCTCCTGCCCCACATGCCGGCGCGAGACGGTGCTGTTCACTGACTATGGTCTGGCCGCTCTGGCCATCAACACCAGCATCCTCAGCCGCTTGCCCTCTGACCCCAACGGGCCTGTGCAGTGGGGCGGGGACGCCGACCGTAGCTGCTACCAGACTGTGCGCCAATACTGCCAGTCAGCCTGCACCTGCCACATCGCCAACCCCTTGTCCTCCTGCGGCATCATGTagaacaaggacacacacacacacacacacacacactgcagggatGACTCAACATGGGCCTCCACCGCCACTCATTTCATGTCTAAGCTCCGCCCTCTCCGCCAGTTCCCCTCTCACAGTGAATAAATTCCCCTCCACAAATGTTATCTCTATATATTTAATAGCACAGATGGATGCTGTGTGGGACTAATGGACGCTGGTGGTTCGATAAATagtaaatacatgtattttacGTATGGACTGGAATCCTATTCACCCTCTTGTTTGGTTGGATGTGTTTGTCACTGACATCTCTTTACATGGGAATGCCAGGGGAGGAATGTCCGCCCCGCCCCCAACCTAGGTGAATAAAGATcaaataataagtaaaagtcactgtgtgtgtggcctgcacttgttttctgtcaaaatcATAGCTGATAGTCTTCCAGTCTCCACTGGGAGGAAATGAGCTtctaattctcacttgattgATAACACCAGTGGacagttaatggtctcaatttcTCCTTTAACAGAAAGTACAGCACATATAGTTGAACACCAGTGTGGCTGACAGCTGCTTTCATCCAACAGGTGTCTACAAAAACTGACATAGTGCTGGTCAAACCACAAATCCAGAGGCTTCAAAACTTTATATACAATAGTTTTGTCAAACTACAGACCGATCATGCTTGCAGAATActgcttttcctttctttttatcTATTAGTATGAAATATAATCCTTCTTTTAAccataatttcatttaaaatgtttaataaaattATAATATCTGTTCATTAAGATTAAAGGGTTTTGTAAAGACTCATAGAGATAATTTTCACCCACAAA
Proteins encoded in this window:
- the rnf208 gene encoding RING finger protein 208 — encoded protein: MSCLRRQPVTIPMDTVKIIQSEKFPRERPVPVTQPRYAPPPRVAWDGGGEGEIIVNQACSDLTLDITGSPRSMVSTPVPMTRREQSFLAQRKTSANEICYHQFQYKMEDVIVNQYVLRSSSTSSSTSSSSSSPGPVMPCEPLDCPTCGHTYNFAGKRPRILSCLHSVCEECLQILYESCPKYKFISCPTCRRETVLFTDYGLAALAINTSILSRLPSDPNGPVQWGGDADRSCYQTVRQYCQSACTCHIANPLSSCGIM